From a region of the Pongo abelii isolate AG06213 chromosome 9, NHGRI_mPonAbe1-v2.0_pri, whole genome shotgun sequence genome:
- the CDKN1C gene encoding cyclin-dependent kinase inhibitor 1C isoform X4: MERLVARGTFPVLVRTSACRSLFGPVDHEELSRELQARLAELNAEDQNRWDYDFQQDMPLRGPGRLQWTEVDSDSVPAFYRETVQISSPSARDQRLRSRRAMSPRRVPLQAPPPAWARWSRPRARGCGEPKPKEPRGNLPGQRTLEGRWASAGTVHVAATGGGCRRAAFGFVFKF; encoded by the exons ATGGAGCGTCTTGTCGCCCGTGGGACCTTCCCAGTACTTGTGCGCACCAGCGCCTGCCGCAGCCTCTTCGGGCCGGTGGACCACGAGGAGCTGAGCCGCGAGCTGCAGGCCCGCCTGGCCGAGCTGAACGCCGAGGACCAGAACCGCTGGGATTACGACTTCCAGCAGGACATGCCGCTGCGGGGCCCTGGACGCCTGCAGTGGACCGAAGTGGACAGCGACTCGGTGCCCGCGTTCTACCGCGAGACGGTGCAG ATTTCTTCGCCAAGCGCAAGAGATCAGCGCCTGAGAAGTCGTCGGGCGATGTCCCCGCGCCGTGTCCCTCTCCAAGCGCCGCCCCCGGCGTGGGCTCGGTGGAGCAGACCCCGCGcaagaggctgcggtgagccaa AGCCCAAAGAGCCCCGAGGGAACCTGCCGGGGCAGCGGACGTTGGAAGGGCGCTGGGCCTCGGCTGGGACCGTTCATGTAGCAGCAACCGGCGGCGGCTGCCGCAGAGCAGCGttcggttttgtttttaaattttga
- the CDKN1C gene encoding cyclin-dependent kinase inhibitor 1C isoform X3 produces MSDASLRSTSTMERLVARGTFPVLVRTSACRSLFGPVDHEELSRELQARLAELNAEDQNRWDYDFQQDMPLRGPGRLQWTEVDSDSVPAFYRETVQISSPSARDQRLRSRRAMSPRRVPLQAPPPAWARWSRPRARGCGEPKPKEPRGNLPGQRTLEGRWASAGTVHVAATGGGCRRAAFGFVFKF; encoded by the exons ATGTCCGACGCGTCCCTCCGCAGCACATCCACGATGGAGCGTCTTGTCGCCCGTGGGACCTTCCCAGTACTTGTGCGCACCAGCGCCTGCCGCAGCCTCTTCGGGCCGGTGGACCACGAGGAGCTGAGCCGCGAGCTGCAGGCCCGCCTGGCCGAGCTGAACGCCGAGGACCAGAACCGCTGGGATTACGACTTCCAGCAGGACATGCCGCTGCGGGGCCCTGGACGCCTGCAGTGGACCGAAGTGGACAGCGACTCGGTGCCCGCGTTCTACCGCGAGACGGTGCAG ATTTCTTCGCCAAGCGCAAGAGATCAGCGCCTGAGAAGTCGTCGGGCGATGTCCCCGCGCCGTGTCCCTCTCCAAGCGCCGCCCCCGGCGTGGGCTCGGTGGAGCAGACCCCGCGcaagaggctgcggtgagccaa AGCCCAAAGAGCCCCGAGGGAACCTGCCGGGGCAGCGGACGTTGGAAGGGCGCTGGGCCTCGGCTGGGACCGTTCATGTAGCAGCAACCGGCGGCGGCTGCCGCAGAGCAGCGttcggttttgtttttaaattttga
- the CDKN1C gene encoding cyclin-dependent kinase inhibitor 1C isoform X1 → MSDASLRSTSTMERLVARGTFPVLVRTSACRSLFGPVDHEELSRELQARLAELNAEDQNRWDYDFQQDMPLRGPGRLQWTEVDSDSVPAFYRETVQVGRCRLLLAPRPVAVAVAVSPPLEPAAESLDGLEEAPEQLPSVPVPAPASTPPPAPVLAPAPAPAPVAAPVAVAVLAPAPVPAPAPAPAPAPAPAPAPAPAPAPVAAPAPAPAPAPAPAPAPAPAPAPAPDAAPQESAEQGANQGQRGQEPLADQLHSGISGRPAAGTAAASANGAAIKKLSGPLISDFFAKRKRSAPEKSSGDVPAPCPSPSAAPGVGSVEQTPRKRLR, encoded by the exons ATGTCCGACGCGTCCCTCCGCAGCACATCCACGATGGAGCGTCTTGTCGCCCGTGGGACCTTCCCAGTACTTGTGCGCACCAGCGCCTGCCGCAGCCTCTTCGGGCCGGTGGACCACGAGGAGCTGAGCCGCGAGCTGCAGGCCCGCCTGGCCGAGCTGAACGCCGAGGACCAGAACCGCTGGGATTACGACTTCCAGCAGGACATGCCGCTGCGGGGCCCTGGACGCCTGCAGTGGACCGAAGTGGACAGCGACTCGGTGCCCGCGTTCTACCGCGAGACGGTGCAGGTGGGGCGCTGCCGCCTGCTGCTGGCGCCGCGGCCCGTCGCGGTCGCGGTGGCTGTCAGCCCGCCCCTCGAGCCGGCCGCTGAGTCCCTCGACGGCCTCGAGGAGGCGCCGGAGCAGCTGCCTAGTGTCCCGGTCCCGGCCCCGGCGTccaccccgcccccagccccggTCCTGGCTCCAGCCCCGGCCCCGGCTCCGGTCGCGGCTCCGGTCGCGGTCGCGGTCCTGGCCCCGGCCCCGgtcccggccccggccccggccccggccccggccccggccccggccccggctcCGGCTCCGGCCCCGGCTCCAGTcgcggccccggccccggccccggccccggccccggccccggccccggccccggcccccgccccggccccggccccggacGCGGCGCCTCAAGAGAGCGCCGAGCAGGGCGCGAACCAGGGGCAGCGCGGCCAGGAGCCTCTCGCTGACCAGCTGCACTCGGGGATTTCGGGACGTCCCGCGGCCGGCACCGCGGCCGCCAGCGCCAACGGCGCGGCGATCAAGAAGCTGTCCGGGCCTCTGATCTCCG ATTTCTTCGCCAAGCGCAAGAGATCAGCGCCTGAGAAGTCGTCGGGCGATGTCCCCGCGCCGTGTCCCTCTCCAAGCGCCGCCCCCGGCGTGGGCTCGGTGGAGCAGACCCCGCGcaagaggctgcggtga
- the CDKN1C gene encoding cyclin-dependent kinase inhibitor 1C isoform X2, whose translation MERLVARGTFPVLVRTSACRSLFGPVDHEELSRELQARLAELNAEDQNRWDYDFQQDMPLRGPGRLQWTEVDSDSVPAFYRETVQVGRCRLLLAPRPVAVAVAVSPPLEPAAESLDGLEEAPEQLPSVPVPAPASTPPPAPVLAPAPAPAPVAAPVAVAVLAPAPVPAPAPAPAPAPAPAPAPAPAPAPVAAPAPAPAPAPAPAPAPAPAPAPAPDAAPQESAEQGANQGQRGQEPLADQLHSGISGRPAAGTAAASANGAAIKKLSGPLISDFFAKRKRSAPEKSSGDVPAPCPSPSAAPGVGSVEQTPRKRLR comes from the exons ATGGAGCGTCTTGTCGCCCGTGGGACCTTCCCAGTACTTGTGCGCACCAGCGCCTGCCGCAGCCTCTTCGGGCCGGTGGACCACGAGGAGCTGAGCCGCGAGCTGCAGGCCCGCCTGGCCGAGCTGAACGCCGAGGACCAGAACCGCTGGGATTACGACTTCCAGCAGGACATGCCGCTGCGGGGCCCTGGACGCCTGCAGTGGACCGAAGTGGACAGCGACTCGGTGCCCGCGTTCTACCGCGAGACGGTGCAGGTGGGGCGCTGCCGCCTGCTGCTGGCGCCGCGGCCCGTCGCGGTCGCGGTGGCTGTCAGCCCGCCCCTCGAGCCGGCCGCTGAGTCCCTCGACGGCCTCGAGGAGGCGCCGGAGCAGCTGCCTAGTGTCCCGGTCCCGGCCCCGGCGTccaccccgcccccagccccggTCCTGGCTCCAGCCCCGGCCCCGGCTCCGGTCGCGGCTCCGGTCGCGGTCGCGGTCCTGGCCCCGGCCCCGgtcccggccccggccccggccccggccccggccccggccccggccccggctcCGGCTCCGGCCCCGGCTCCAGTcgcggccccggccccggccccggccccggccccggccccggccccggccccggcccccgccccggccccggccccggacGCGGCGCCTCAAGAGAGCGCCGAGCAGGGCGCGAACCAGGGGCAGCGCGGCCAGGAGCCTCTCGCTGACCAGCTGCACTCGGGGATTTCGGGACGTCCCGCGGCCGGCACCGCGGCCGCCAGCGCCAACGGCGCGGCGATCAAGAAGCTGTCCGGGCCTCTGATCTCCG ATTTCTTCGCCAAGCGCAAGAGATCAGCGCCTGAGAAGTCGTCGGGCGATGTCCCCGCGCCGTGTCCCTCTCCAAGCGCCGCCCCCGGCGTGGGCTCGGTGGAGCAGACCCCGCGcaagaggctgcggtga